A genome region from Candidatus Liberimonas magnetica includes the following:
- a CDS encoding tetratricopeptide repeat protein, with the protein QGKAIETEEMYKKALEINPKNEDVYKNLGDIYWAQSKIKEAEEMYKNVSVINPKNEWAYNILGNIYRSQGKMKEAEEMYKNVSEINSKNEVAYNSLGEIYRVQNKYKEAEEMYKKVLEINPENEGAYNFLGNIYRAQGKTKEAKEMWEKVIQLNPKNDYAYVGLGDAYRAQGKAKEAEEMCKKVLELNPSNGDVYTILGDISIDLGKYTEALDYYKTYLVKNSANALAVYNLARAFMFLKRYDEAVTYFESAIANNPPVNFDAHLYLAECYEKLGKNELAEQQKTLYYNSLFNKALSEHKAGKLNEAISLYETILKQYPDDIRSYFAMAYAFMDLKKYNEAITYFNKTLELKPDYHEVHYYLSVCYKGLGDDKNSNMQLELFNKPAQQ; encoded by the coding sequence CTCAAGGCAAGGCAATAGAAACTGAAGAGATGTATAAGAAGGCATTAGAGATAAACCCTAAGAATGAAGACGTATATAAAAATTTGGGTGATATTTACTGGGCTCAGAGCAAGATAAAAGAAGCCGAAGAGATGTACAAAAATGTATCGGTAATAAATCCAAAGAATGAATGGGCATACAATATTTTGGGTAATATTTACCGGTCTCAGGGCAAGATGAAAGAAGCCGAAGAGATGTACAAAAATGTATCGGAAATAAACTCAAAGAATGAAGTCGCGTACAATAGCTTAGGTGAAATTTACCGTGTTCAGAACAAGTATAAAGAAGCCGAAGAGATGTACAAAAAGGTGCTGGAGATAAACCCGGAGAATGAAGGCGCATATAATTTTTTAGGAAATATTTACCGGGCTCAAGGCAAGACGAAAGAAGCCAAAGAGATGTGGGAAAAAGTGATACAGTTAAACCCGAAGAATGACTACGCCTACGTTGGCTTAGGTGATGCTTACCGGGCACAGGGAAAAGCAAAAGAAGCGGAAGAGATGTGCAAAAAAGTACTGGAGTTAAATCCGAGTAATGGAGACGTCTACACAATTTTAGGTGATATTTCTATCGATCTGGGCAAATATACGGAAGCGCTGGATTATTATAAAACATACCTTGTGAAAAACTCGGCAAATGCACTAGCGGTATATAACCTTGCTCGAGCTTTTATGTTTTTAAAAAGATACGATGAAGCAGTAACATATTTTGAATCTGCAATAGCAAATAATCCGCCGGTTAATTTTGATGCCCATCTGTATCTTGCCGAATGCTATGAAAAGCTCGGCAAAAATGAACTTGCGGAACAACAGAAAACTTTATATTATAATAGTCTTTTTAATAAAGCTTTGAGCGAGCATAAAGCCGGTAAATTAAATGAAGCAATCAGTTTATACGAGACAATCCTTAAACAATACCCGGATGATATCCGTTCATATTTCGCTATGGCCTATGCCTTTATGGATTTAAAAAAGTATAATGAAGCTATCACTTATTTCAATAAAACTCTGGAATTAAAACCTGATTATCATGAGGTACATTATTATTTGTCTGTTTGTTACAAAGGACTAGGTGACGATAAAAACTCTAACATGCAGTTGGAGCTTTTCAATAAACCTGCTCAGCAATAA